The Labrus bergylta chromosome 15, fLabBer1.1, whole genome shotgun sequence genome includes a region encoding these proteins:
- the si:ch73-91k6.2 gene encoding alpha-1,6-mannosyl-glycoprotein 2-beta-N-acetylglucosaminyltransferase: MRFRLLKKNVLVLLAVSSFVGAVLFSTRVLFYSDTENSGPGHVLPTKQGMHPSENVKFNLESLTELTQFVYTGNYKQSVYNADKFPAEPELVLVVQVHNRPEYLSLLIKSLEKAAEVHNFLVIFSHDYFTEQINAIVQGITFCKVQQIYFPFSTQLHPSDFPGQNPQDCPRDIPKDKALKIGCLNAEHPDSYGHYREAFITQTKHHWWWKLHFVWERVHAMQGYNGFVIFLEEDNYILPDFFNFYKSMVEFRKNSCPDCDMLALGNHNSLTDFTKLSNKVLTSGWMSTKHNIGMAISKEVYYKLMGCNNEFCTYDDYNWDWTLQHLSGTCIPKPLKVLVAQGSRVLHTGDCGLHQKENCRPEWAAQRVDENLQMAKHGLFPQSLVLDGADAVEHKAHMKNGGWGDVRDHSLCNNYANRL; encoded by the coding sequence ATGAGGTTTCGGCTGCTCAAGAAGAATGTGCTCGTCCTGTTGGCTGTTTCCTCTTTCGTTGGGGCTGTGCTCTTTTCAACACGTGTATTGTTTTATTCCGACACGGAGAATAGTGGACCAGGTCATGTCTTACCGACAAAGCAGGGGATGCATCCGAGTGAGAACGTAAAGTTCAACTTGGAGTCGCTGACAGAGTTGACCCAGTTTGTTTACACTGGGAATTATAAGCAGAGTGTTTACAATGCAGATAAGTTTCCAGCAGAGCCTGAACTGGTGCTGGTTGTGCAGGTCCACAACAGGCCTGAATACCTCAGTCTGCTCATCAAGTCACTGGAGAAAGCTGCTGAGGTCCACAACTTCCTCGTCATCTTCAGCCATGACTATTTTACGGAGCAGATAAACGCCATTGTGCAGGGGATTACTTTCTGCAAAGTACAGCAAATTTATTTCCCCTTCAGCACGCAGCTGCATCCCAGTGATTTTCCTGGGCAGAATCCACAAGACTGCCCCCGAGACATACCCAAGGACAAAGCTCTCAAAATAGGATGTCTGAATGCTGAGCACCCTGACTCCTATGGACACTACAGGGAGGCCTTCATCACTCAAACCAAACACCACTGGTGGTGGAAACTGCACTTTGTGTGGGAGCGAGTGCATGCGATGCAGGGGTACAATggctttgtgatttttttagaGGAGGACAACTACATCTTGCCTGACTTTTTCAATTTCTACAAGTCAATGGTGGAGTTCCGGAAGAACAGCTGCCCAGACTGTGACATGTTAGCGTTGGGTAATCACAATAGCCTCACTGATTTCACCAAACTGTCCAATAAGGTGTTAACATCAGGGTGGATGTCCACTAAGCATAACATAGGCATGGCCATATCCAAGGAGGTTTACTACAAACTAATGGGCTGTAACAATGAATTCTGCACTTATGACGACTACAACTGGGATTGGACTCTACAGCACCTCTCTGGAACCTGCATACCAAAGCCCCTTAAAGTGCTTGTGGCACAGGGTTCCAGGGTCCTTCACACAGGGGACTGTGGGCTCCACCAGAAGGAAAACTGCAGGCCAGAATGGGCCGCTCAGAGGGTTGACGAGAACCTTCAAATGGCCAAGCATGGCCTCTTTCCTCAATCTCTTGTTCTTGATGGTGCGGATGCAGTGGAGCACAAGGCACACATGAAGAACGGAGGATGGGGAGACGTACGAGACCATAGTCTATGCAATAATTACGCCAACCGCCTTTGA
- the brox gene encoding BRO1 domain-containing protein BROX — MAHWFHRNPLKATAPVSFNFYGVAGSPAANKICNDLRTTRARLLEMFTDVTCNHEMMKNATDAYFSLLQGFLLPLDGTTQENKMRFIQNFKWTDTLQGNAPSAQQDVVFELVSMAFNVAVWYTKFASRLAGKENVSETEAKDVHRSLKAAAGIFKYLKEVSIPRLITPAEKGRDLETRVIDTYIIQCQAEAQEVTIARAIELKHNATLIAALSFETANFYQKADHTLNTLEPECSSKWRKYLQLKQHFYMAYAYCYHGQTLLASDKCGEAIRSLQEAEKCYSRAEALCKEYRQTKGPGTTAKPSEQLFFLKLGGLIRNTLEKCQRENGFIYFHKVPAEAPQLELKASYGLAEPILFELPPLSEQCTPEVYATFDLTKGAKNDKAKPKEEEVKPVKEPDLKPQKDTGCVVS, encoded by the exons ATGGCACATTGGTTTCACAGAAACCCATTGAAGGCTACGGCGCCCGTGTCCTTCAACTTTTATGGAGTGGCAGGAAGTCCCGCTGCAAATAAGATATGCAA TGACCTAAGGACAACAAGGGCGAGGCTGCTGGAGATGTTTACTGATGTCACTTGCAACCATGAGATGATGAAAAATGCCACGGATGCATACTTCTCCCTCCTTCAAg GATTTCTCTTACCTTTGGATGGAACCACACAGGAGAACAAGATGAGATTCATCCAGAACTTCAAGTGGACTGACACCTTACAAGGAAACGCACcaag TGCTCAGCAGGATGTAGTCTTTGAACTGGTCTCCATGGCCTTCAATGTAGCCGTGTGGTACACAAAGTTTGCCTCCAGACTCGCAGGAAAGGAAAA CGTTTCCGAAACTGAAGCAAAAGATGTTCACCGGAGCCTTAAAGCTGCTGCGGGTATATTCAAATACCTCAAG GAGGTCAGCATCCCTCGTCTCATCACCCCCGCTGAAAAGGGTCGGGACTTGGAAACCAGAGTGATTGACACATATATCATCCAGTGCCAAGCAGAGGCACAAGAAG tGACAATTGCGAGAGCTATCGAACTGAAGCACAATGCCACCCTCATCGCAGCGCTGTCCTTTGAGACGGCAAACTTCTATCAAAAAGCTG ATCACACACTGAACACCTTGGAGCCTGAGTGCAGCAGCAAATGGAGGAAGTATCTTCAGCTGAAGCAGCACTTTTACATGGCCTAT GCTTACTGCTACCATGGACAGACACTGCTGGCGAGTGACAAGTGTGGAGAAGCGATACGGTCTCTCCAGGAGGCAGAAAAgt GTTACTCCCGTGCTGAGGCTCTTTGCAAAGAGTATCGTCAGACCAAAGGCCCCGGCACCACTGCTAAACCATCGGAGCAGCTGTTCTTTCTCAAACTAGGCGGCCTCATTAGAAACACTCTGGAGAAGTGCCAGAGAGAAAATGGCTTTAT ATACTTCCACAAGGTCCCCGCTGAGGCCCCCCAGCTGGAGCTGAAGGCGAGTTATGGCCTGGCCGAGCCGATCCTCTTTGAGCTCCCGCCCCTCAGCGAGCAGTGCACTCCTGAGGTCTACGCCACCTTTGACCTGACTAAGGGAGCCAAAAATGACAAG GCCAAaccaaaggaggaggaggtgaaaccAGTGAAGGAGCCTGATTTGAAGCCTCAGAAGGACACAGGCTGTGTGGTCTCCTAA